Proteins encoded together in one Deinococcus radiopugnans ATCC 19172 window:
- the murF gene encoding UDP-N-acetylmuramoyl-tripeptide--D-alanyl-D-alanine ligase: protein MPDPHAALPFAATVHPQARPAARLTWDSREAGPDVAFAALPGEKMHGNRFVEAALDAGAPFVLTDLDVPRAVRVPDAWAALKAWAQTERAKNRQVVGITGSAGKTTAKAYAAAALDAHFMPVFNTQPAIACFLIECGASDRPLVVEMGIDRPGEMAELVELVRPDVGVVTAIGPAHLEQLGSVENIAREKGEILRGVRGLVGAQAAPFYPGAESFGFGAVTHAGQDLKVTPQGATFTFDGVEVGLPLAARVQAEAAVLGLTLAREAGLDLPAAAARLAQVSVPGGRYRVHAGRFTVIDDAYNASPVAVSAALNALHALPGRRISVLGRMLELGDTERQLHAEVGQEARARADLTYGVGAFAAELGERAHATVPELTDALLAEVQDGDVVLVKASRGISWTAERRAQEGVGLDVVVDALLQWRDSAK from the coding sequence ATGCCTGACCCACACGCCGCCCTGCCCTTTGCCGCCACCGTTCACCCACAGGCCCGTCCCGCCGCCCGCCTGACCTGGGACTCGCGCGAGGCTGGCCCCGACGTGGCCTTCGCCGCGCTGCCCGGCGAGAAGATGCACGGCAACCGCTTTGTCGAGGCGGCCCTGGACGCGGGCGCCCCCTTCGTTCTGACCGATCTGGACGTGCCGCGCGCCGTGCGGGTGCCGGACGCCTGGGCCGCGCTGAAAGCCTGGGCACAGACCGAGCGGGCGAAGAACCGGCAGGTGGTGGGCATCACCGGCAGCGCAGGCAAAACGACGGCCAAGGCCTACGCGGCGGCGGCGCTGGACGCGCACTTCATGCCGGTCTTCAACACCCAGCCTGCCATCGCCTGCTTCCTGATCGAGTGTGGGGCCTCGGATCGCCCGCTGGTGGTGGAAATGGGCATCGACCGCCCCGGCGAGATGGCCGAACTGGTGGAGCTGGTGCGCCCGGACGTGGGCGTCGTCACCGCGATTGGCCCGGCGCATCTGGAACAACTGGGCAGCGTGGAGAACATCGCCCGCGAGAAGGGGGAGATTCTCCGGGGCGTGCGGGGGCTGGTGGGCGCACAGGCCGCGCCGTTCTATCCGGGAGCCGAGAGCTTCGGTTTCGGGGCCGTCACCCACGCCGGACAGGATTTAAAGGTCACGCCGCAGGGGGCCACCTTCACCTTCGACGGGGTGGAGGTTGGGCTGCCCCTGGCCGCCCGCGTGCAGGCCGAGGCCGCCGTGCTGGGGCTGACCCTGGCGCGGGAGGCAGGTCTGGATCTGCCAGCGGCGGCGGCACGCCTCGCGCAGGTCAGCGTGCCGGGCGGGCGCTACCGCGTGCATGCGGGCCGCTTCACCGTGATCGACGACGCCTACAACGCCTCGCCCGTGGCGGTGAGTGCTGCCCTGAATGCCCTGCACGCCCTGCCAGGCCGCCGCATCAGCGTGCTGGGGCGCATGCTGGAGCTGGGCGACACTGAACGCCAGCTGCACGCGGAGGTGGGGCAGGAGGCGCGGGCCAGGGCAGACCTGACCTACGGCGTGGGCGCCTTCGCCGCCGAACTGGGCGAGCGGGCTCACGCCACCGTGCCGGAGCTGACGGACGCCCTGCTGGCAGAGGTGCAGGACGGCGATGTGGTGCTGGTCAAGGCCAGCCGGGGCATCTCGTGGACAGCAGAGAGGCGCGCTCAGGAGGGCGTGGGGCTGGACGTGGTGGTGGACGCCCTGCTTCAGTGGCGGGACAGCGCCAAATAG
- the pilM gene encoding type IV pilus assembly protein PilM has protein sequence MSSFVQRLLNPRPAALGVEIGTSAIKVVSLRAGSPPSLLHAVMTPTPIGSMQDGLVVEPQAVATELRNLLAEHRITTRYAVTAVPNQSAVTRNIMVPKMDRKDLQEAIKWEAERYIPYPINDVSLDFDVLDDPATIPEDGQLEVVIAAAPTEAVARQIEVLRLAGLEPTVIDLKSFAALRALRGNLLGEHLTKSTLTGTNYTESGEVALVMEIGASSSVINLVRGDRVLMARNINVAADDFTTALQKAFDLDFSAAEDVKLGYATATTPTEDEEDLLNFDMAREQYSPARVFEVVRPVLGDLITEIRRSLEFYRVQSGDVVIDRTFLAGGGAKLRGLAAAISDALGFRVEVASPWLTVQTDQAGVDTGYLQTNAPEFTVPLGLALRGVGSRG, from the coding sequence ATGTCTAGTTTCGTACAACGTCTGCTCAACCCGCGTCCCGCCGCGCTCGGGGTGGAAATTGGCACCAGCGCCATCAAGGTGGTATCGCTCAGGGCCGGTTCGCCACCGTCGCTGCTGCATGCGGTCATGACGCCCACGCCCATCGGCAGCATGCAGGACGGGCTGGTCGTCGAACCCCAGGCGGTGGCCACCGAGCTGCGCAACCTGCTGGCCGAACACCGCATCACCACCCGCTACGCCGTGACCGCCGTGCCCAACCAGTCGGCGGTCACGCGCAACATCATGGTGCCCAAGATGGACCGCAAGGACCTGCAGGAAGCCATCAAGTGGGAGGCCGAGCGCTACATCCCGTACCCGATCAACGACGTCAGCCTGGACTTCGACGTGCTGGACGATCCGGCCACCATCCCCGAGGACGGGCAGCTGGAAGTGGTGATCGCCGCTGCCCCCACCGAGGCCGTGGCCCGGCAGATCGAGGTGCTGCGGCTGGCGGGCCTGGAACCCACCGTGATCGACCTGAAAAGCTTCGCAGCCCTGCGCGCCCTGCGCGGCAACCTGCTGGGCGAGCACCTGACCAAGAGCACCCTGACCGGCACCAACTACACCGAGTCCGGCGAGGTGGCGCTGGTCATGGAGATCGGCGCGAGCAGCTCGGTGATCAATCTGGTGCGCGGCGACCGGGTGCTGATGGCCCGCAACATCAACGTGGCCGCCGACGACTTCACCACGGCGCTGCAAAAGGCTTTCGATCTGGACTTCAGCGCCGCCGAGGACGTCAAGCTGGGCTACGCCACGGCCACCACCCCCACCGAGGACGAGGAAGACCTGCTGAACTTCGACATGGCGCGCGAGCAGTACAGCCCGGCGCGCGTGTTCGAGGTGGTGCGCCCGGTGCTGGGTGACCTGATCACCGAGATTCGCCGCTCGCTGGAGTTCTACCGCGTCCAGAGCGGCGACGTCGTGATCGACCGGACCTTCCTGGCCGGGGGCGGCGCGAAGCTGCGCGGCCTGGCCGCCGCCATCAGCGACGCGCTGGGCTTCCGGGTGGAAGTCGCCAGTCCGTGGCTGACCGTGCAGACCGATCAGGCGGGCGTGGACACCGGGTACCTGCAGACCAACGCGCCCGAGTTCACCGTGCCGCTGGGCCTGGCGCTGCGGGGGGTGGGCAGCCGTGGTTGA
- a CDS encoding fimbrial assembly protein — MVEINLLPAQYRRQSAPSAWRYATYALVPLTVAAILIPEVVTATRVGDLNRELDALNGEVAALAPAKQEFDALTAEARSLEQVTAIAEQLRTGKTYWTNDLATFTAQLPGDSSVAVNTLSIRDLDAGNLSSLQQGGIYMGKAVTREIDLSGTATSQQAVVNFLRLYENSPNFGVNFKSLQSSAQGNPAQDGGAAAQPQYTFTASIGIVGSPPAGEQTPADALQAAPGTVSTAPAAAPAQGAGSVN; from the coding sequence GTGGTTGAAATCAACCTGCTGCCCGCGCAGTACCGCCGGCAGTCCGCGCCCAGCGCGTGGCGCTACGCCACCTACGCCCTGGTGCCGCTGACCGTGGCCGCCATCCTGATTCCCGAGGTGGTCACGGCCACCCGAGTGGGCGACCTGAATCGCGAACTCGACGCCCTGAACGGCGAGGTCGCCGCATTGGCTCCGGCCAAGCAGGAATTCGACGCCCTGACCGCCGAAGCCCGGTCGCTGGAACAGGTCACGGCCATCGCCGAGCAGCTCAGGACCGGCAAGACGTACTGGACCAACGATCTGGCGACCTTCACCGCGCAGCTGCCCGGCGACAGCAGCGTGGCGGTCAACACGCTGTCCATTCGCGACCTGGACGCAGGCAACCTCAGCAGCCTGCAACAGGGCGGCATCTACATGGGCAAGGCGGTGACGCGCGAGATCGACCTGAGCGGCACGGCCACCAGCCAGCAGGCCGTCGTGAACTTCCTGAGGCTCTACGAGAACAGTCCCAACTTCGGCGTCAACTTCAAGTCCCTGCAGAGCAGCGCCCAGGGCAACCCGGCCCAGGACGGCGGCGCGGCGGCCCAGCCGCAGTACACCTTCACGGCCAGCATCGGGATCGTGGGCAGCCCGCCGGCCGGAGAACAGACTCCTGCGGACGCGCTGCAAGCCGCTCCGGGGACGGTCTCTACCGCACCGGCCGCCGCGCCGGCACAAGGAGCGGGCAGTGTCAACTAA
- a CDS encoding type 4a pilus biogenesis protein PilO — protein MSTKLSPRNLFLIVLAVCLMVLALWFVLRFQPRQQQITDLQGQLEPLQTRVTVMRSASQGLPALRERVAELRTDQQEFLTALPSAANFGSVLDELRRTTAATGATLNTFTVQGGGAAPGLPGGVRPIGLNVGVTGKFAQMFETLRALETAGRFTTVSNVALQLPAATSFDPELEGTLGLTVYTFDPAQASASAPGSEPQAPEAAPSAPGGTQ, from the coding sequence GTGTCAACTAAACTCTCCCCCCGAAACCTATTTCTGATCGTGCTGGCCGTGTGCCTGATGGTGCTGGCGCTGTGGTTCGTGCTGCGCTTCCAGCCCCGGCAGCAGCAGATCACGGACCTGCAGGGTCAGCTGGAGCCGCTGCAGACCCGCGTGACGGTCATGCGTTCGGCCTCCCAGGGCCTGCCCGCGCTGCGTGAGCGCGTCGCGGAGTTGCGCACGGACCAGCAGGAATTCCTGACGGCGCTGCCCAGTGCCGCCAATTTCGGCTCCGTCCTCGATGAGCTGCGCCGCACCACGGCGGCCACCGGGGCCACCCTGAATACCTTCACGGTGCAGGGCGGCGGCGCGGCCCCCGGCCTGCCCGGCGGCGTGCGGCCCATCGGCCTGAACGTGGGCGTGACCGGCAAATTTGCCCAGATGTTCGAGACCCTGCGCGCCCTGGAGACCGCTGGCCGCTTCACCACCGTCAGCAACGTGGCACTGCAACTGCCCGCCGCCACCAGCTTCGATCCCGAACTGGAGGGCACCCTGGGCCTGACCGTCTACACCTTTGACCCGGCCCAGGCCAGCGCGTCGGCTCCTGGCAGCGAGCCGCAGGCACCGGAAGCGGCCCCCAGCGCCCCAGGAGGCACCCAGTGA